One Terriglobia bacterium DNA segment encodes these proteins:
- the nuoK gene encoding NADH-quinone oxidoreductase subunit NuoK, protein MEITTLHYLVVAAALFIIGTIGVLTRRNIVIILMSIELILNAVNLNLVAFSRLYNLQGQVFSVFVITDAAAEAAVGLGILIALFRNKETVNADDIDLLKW, encoded by the coding sequence ATGGAGATCACGACCTTACATTACCTGGTGGTGGCGGCGGCGCTGTTCATCATCGGCACCATCGGGGTGCTGACGCGGCGCAACATCGTCATCATCCTGATGTCCATCGAGCTGATCCTGAACGCGGTGAACCTGAACCTGGTGGCGTTCTCGCGGCTGTACAACCTGCAAGGACAGGTGTTCTCGGTCTTCGTGATCACCGACGCGGCGGCGGAAGCTGCGGTGGGGCTGGGCATCCTGATCGCGCTCTTCCGGAACAAAGAGACGGTGAACGCCGACGATATCGATCTGCTCAAGTGGTAG
- a CDS encoding NADH-quinone oxidoreductase subunit J translates to MLVITRRNAVHSAISLIFTLLSLAGLYLMLYAPFVAAVQIILYVGGIMVLFLFVIMLVNIDRTMVEEQFNKQWLAGVLAALALGALFVAVYARGSAIFPTKNVVMSESSNTQDVGLMLYRNYLLPFEIASLLLLVAIVGAVVMAKKRI, encoded by the coding sequence ATGCTGGTGATCACGCGGCGCAACGCGGTGCACTCGGCGATCTCGTTGATCTTCACGCTGCTGTCGCTAGCCGGGCTGTACCTGATGCTGTATGCGCCGTTCGTCGCTGCCGTGCAGATCATCCTCTACGTCGGCGGAATCATGGTGCTGTTCCTGTTCGTGATCATGCTGGTGAACATCGACCGGACCATGGTGGAGGAGCAGTTCAACAAACAGTGGCTGGCCGGTGTCCTGGCGGCGCTGGCGCTGGGCGCGCTGTTCGTGGCGGTGTACGCGAGAGGAAGCGCCATCTTCCCGACTAAGAACGTGGTGATGTCGGAGAGCAGCAATACCCAGGACGTCGGACTGATGCTGTACCGGAACTACCTGCTGCCCTTCGAAATAGCGTCGCTGCTGCTACTGGTGGCCATCGTGGGAGCGGTGGTGATGGCGAAGAAGAGGATCTAG